In the Diospyros lotus cultivar Yz01 chromosome 13, ASM1463336v1, whole genome shotgun sequence genome, atgatagatttttttttttaaaaatccagTTGCCCAACCTTGgctgtacacacacacaccttaattcaaattttatgatGAGCTTGGCTGGCTTTGTTGGCACAACCTATATGGCGAAATCAATGGCTAAACCAGGAGCAAAGAGACGCGTCTGTCGCTAAAAACTGACCTCACAAAACAGTAAAAGTAGTTCtcgacaattttatttttcttttgtcacAAATAGTACTATTAGTGACAGACAAACTCATCgctaataattatattaacataattagTGTAAGTTTTTTCGTCACTCAAATCACATATAAGTCTTgagtcacacacacacacatataagtGTCAAAACATAGTTATGTGACATTTTAATATATCAGCAAAATGAACaatatttagtaattaatttaCCTTCATTAATTTGGTGACACACAGTGGGAGGGCTGCTGAATGCAACATGTGGAAATGCCACAGAGCTTATAATAGCACTGCTTGCTCTCATCCAACACAAAGTAGATGTGGTGAAGTACTCTCTCTTGGGCTCCATCATCTCTAACCTTCTCCTCGTTCTTGGTACCTCACTCTTCTGTGGTGGCCTTGCCAACCTCACTagggaacaaaaatttgaaagagtaAGACAAAAAATATCTTTCACCATTTCTAACCGGATTAATTAATTTGTGCATGATGATCAGTTCCATGGAGATTAATTCACTGATCTGCATGTATGTTTTGATTTAACAACAGAAACAAGCCGATGTGAACTCGCTCCTCTTGATGCTGGCATTGTTGTGCCACATGCTGCCCATAATGTTCCGGTATGCTGGAAAATATGACAGCGCGACTGCAGAAGTGACGCTTCTTTTGTCGCGAGTGTGCAGTGTTGTCATGCTTGTCGCTTATTTGGCCTATCTTGTATTCCAACTGTGGACACACCGACAATTGTTTGAAGCACAGGAGGTGAATTGCCCTTGAACCTGCAGTAACAGTAAGGCTACATATATGCAATTTTGTATGATTGAGAAATACTAATTTAATCACTATTATTGTGCATAATATGAccaggaagaagatgaagagagtGATACTGTGATCTCAGAAGAAGAACCAGTGATTGGATTTTGGAGTGGATTTGCCTGGCTAATTGGCATGACTTTGGTCATTGCTTTACTATCTGAGTACGTTGTGGGAACAATTGAGGTAATTAATATAACATTAGTCCAAATGAaatcatcaaattcaaaatgatcACTTTCATTGATTCTTTTGTAAGATTTCTCAATTAATTGACATTAATTAACCAAATACACCTTGGGTAATTAACAGGATGCATCAGAATCATGGGGTTTATCTGTCAGCTTCATCAGCATAATATTGCTACCAATCGTTGGAAATGCAGCTGAACACGCTGGAGCGATCACATTTGCTTTCAAAAACAAGTTGGTCAGTGAACTCTTCAtttccttttccatttctcCTCAATAGTTTGAGTTTGATTCTGAGAGTacagatttttcatttttgtgggTACTTAATGCAGGATATATCCTTGGGAGTAGCTTTAGGATCTGCAACTCAAATTGCATTGTTTGTGGTAAGCATCCAAGCTATCCTAAAATGGAAGCtttactaaataaataaaaaaaaaaaaagatggttctGATGGTTTTAATTTTACGTTTTTCTCAGGTTCCACTGAACGTGGTCTTCGCTTGGATCATCGGTGTGAAGATGGATCTTGATTTCAATCTCACTGAGACCGGCTCGCTCGCTCTCTCAATTATAGTCACAGCTTTCACTTTGCAGGTAATTAACTAAGATCATCACTTAAACTATTTTTGTTGCAGCTATATATATCATTCATCATTGAACTAACATATACCAAACTGTAAATACCTATAGGATGGGACTTCTCATTACATGAAAGGATTGGTTCTTCTGCTGTGCTACATTGCTATTGGGGCTTCTTTTTTTGTTACTCAATCCCCAACAAGTAAGCCCTTGTGACAAAACTATAGTCATATCATTATGGCAATATCAATTCTTGCATGTTCTTATATTTATACTTCTCTCGAATTTTTTCTCACAGATCAATCAAATGATGTCAATTTGGGAATTCATTCATCGGCTTGAGGAAACTTCAGGGCTCGATAGCAATGTGAGAAACTCAAATAAATGAAGATATATGTACATGCTTAATTATGATATTGAGAAGAACTTATTATTTCATGTACTATATTTCGAATGCAGTCTTCGGCCTTGCTAGGAGTCACTGGCAAGCCCGGACTTATAGACAAATCAAAGAGCCGATTGTCTCAGGGCCAATAATTATGTCAATTTAGGGgccataaatttgaaaaacattttactACTATTTTGTCCCTGTGTCAAAATGACTATTTTGTCCCATATAAATCTCACCcccacccctccccccccccccaaaaaaaaaaaaaaaaaaaaatctgcagAACGCCGCATTCTCTCTTGCAAACTCTCCTTCCTTCTTTCATAAACGTATATACACACGATTTGGGGTAGGCCGAAAGTTTAATCTTAGATCTATAGAGATTCGGCCATtggattttgttggttttttgatatgttggtcgatggaGATAAAGGTGTCGGGTGGTTGTCTCTAATCGCCGGAAACCACTGGCCACGGTGGCCGGCAGTGGGGTCTGCCAGTGAAATTTCCTTTTTGagctatttatatttttgttattttttatagaatatgtatatatatatatatatatcttagtgAATTAAAAACTCTGGTAATGGATTATGGGTAATTAGGATTTTATGCATTCATTGatttgacaaaagaaaaaaaaattattcacccACAATAGGTAGGTATTGAGATTAAATTTCCTGTTGAGATCattgatgaaaaaaattaaagaacttTAGGAACATGTAGTGTAGAGCAAGATGTAAAGCATAaagaatttatgttttattgttatatattctCGTGTCataatttctattattgggcCAAACATATGTAAGTATTtcaaatattctatttttaaaatagtatttcaaatatttattctGGTGTACTTTAGAATGCTACAATTCTAAACTCAATTATTAATCACTAATTcatttgtgaatttttattgatttgttggattctaatttaaaaattaagtttaatgttattattgcttaagtttaaaaattaaatttgattgatatttttgtctcCAAAACTGTAAGgagaatagtttttaattgactAGTTAGAAAATTTTCGATTTTATCCTGATAtggtatgaatattttttttattttattataaaaaataaaatttgaaagtatGCTATGATTCGAATCCCAAGTTTTACATTTTGACTCAGAACCCTAAAATCTCAGGTACAGCACTCGTCACTAGCCATGAATTCTT is a window encoding:
- the LOC127789264 gene encoding vacuolar cation/proton exchanger 3-like; amino-acid sequence: MASTAEQWQLLENGNIRGMSKEITKHGGRTTHNMSPSSLRKKSDLSLVSKVPCGILRRLLANSQEVILGTKLSVLFPAIPFAILAHCYGFGRPGIFALSLLGMTPLAERVSFLTEQIAFYTGPTVGGLLNATCGNATELIIALLALIQHKVDVVKYSLLGSIISNLLLVLGTSLFCGGLANLTREQKFERKQADVNSLLLMLALLCHMLPIMFRYAGKYDSATAEVTLLLSRVCSVVMLVAYLAYLVFQLWTHRQLFEAQEEEDEESDTVISEEEPVIGFWSGFAWLIGMTLVIALLSEYVVGTIEDASESWGLSVSFISIILLPIVGNAAEHAGAITFAFKNKLDISLGVALGSATQIALFVVPLNVVFAWIIGVKMDLDFNLTETGSLALSIIVTAFTLQDGTSHYMKGLVLLLCYIAIGASFFVTQSPTNQSNDVNLGIHSSA